From a region of the Seleniivibrio woodruffii genome:
- a CDS encoding sodium:solute symporter family transporter, giving the protein MESTLGKPNATAILFFCLVVIGTLIITYFAAKKTKTTSEFYAAGRSVTGFQNGLALAGDYMSAASFLGISGMVALSGYDGAIYAVGWLVGWPALMFLIAEPLRNLGKFTFADVVASRLKSGPIRIASAVGGLLVVLCYTIAQMVGSGKLIQMMFGMPYEMAEIIVGVVMLMYVLFGGMLATTWVQIIKAVLLVFGVTVLAVLAMAKFNFSFSTLYTEVVTMYPADNMLNPGGLITSPIDAFSLGLALMFGLLGLPHILMRFFTVPDAKEARKSVVYATTFIGYFYLIIPIVGFAAAVLIGKANIKAIDAGGNMAAPALAEMLGGTPFLGFIAAVAFATILAVVAGLTLAASSAMSHDIYVSVFKKGHASEEEQVKVARISVVIFGVAAVALGILFKGQNVAFLVGLAFAIAASANFPALFLSILWKKMTTQGAVWSILVGSATAAILIILSPTIWVNILGNEKAIFPMKNPAIFSMTASFVVAIVVSLLTPEPEAQEKFEDDKIRTYLGIGAE; this is encoded by the coding sequence ATGGAATCAACACTCGGTAAACCTAATGCCACGGCAATTCTTTTCTTTTGTCTGGTAGTTATCGGTACTCTTATCATCACTTATTTCGCAGCTAAAAAAACTAAGACCACAAGCGAATTCTATGCTGCAGGCCGCAGCGTTACAGGTTTTCAGAACGGTCTTGCTCTTGCGGGCGACTACATGTCCGCAGCATCTTTCCTCGGTATTTCCGGTATGGTCGCTCTCAGCGGTTATGACGGCGCAATCTATGCGGTAGGCTGGCTGGTCGGTTGGCCCGCTCTTATGTTCCTTATCGCAGAGCCTCTTCGTAACCTCGGTAAATTCACCTTCGCAGACGTTGTTGCATCAAGACTTAAATCAGGCCCCATCCGTATAGCTTCTGCTGTCGGCGGTCTGCTCGTTGTTCTTTGCTACACTATCGCTCAGATGGTTGGTTCAGGCAAACTTATCCAGATGATGTTCGGAATGCCCTATGAAATGGCAGAGATCATCGTTGGTGTGGTTATGCTTATGTACGTTCTTTTCGGCGGCATGCTTGCAACAACATGGGTTCAGATCATCAAAGCTGTTCTTCTTGTGTTCGGTGTTACAGTTCTTGCTGTTCTTGCAATGGCTAAGTTCAACTTCAGCTTCAGCACTCTTTACACAGAAGTGGTTACAATGTATCCCGCAGACAACATGCTTAACCCCGGCGGTCTTATCACAAGCCCGATAGACGCATTCTCTCTGGGTCTTGCGCTGATGTTCGGTCTGCTCGGTCTGCCCCACATCCTTATGAGATTCTTCACAGTGCCGGATGCTAAAGAAGCAAGAAAGTCCGTTGTTTATGCAACAACTTTCATCGGCTACTTCTACCTTATAATCCCCATCGTGGGCTTCGCAGCTGCTGTTCTTATCGGCAAAGCAAACATCAAAGCTATCGATGCCGGCGGTAACATGGCTGCTCCCGCTCTTGCTGAAATGCTCGGCGGAACACCCTTCCTCGGCTTCATCGCAGCGGTTGCATTCGCTACGATCCTCGCAGTTGTTGCCGGTCTGACACTGGCCGCTTCTTCCGCAATGAGCCACGACATCTACGTAAGCGTGTTCAAAAAAGGCCACGCAAGCGAAGAGGAGCAAGTTAAAGTTGCAAGAATCTCCGTTGTGATCTTCGGTGTTGCAGCAGTTGCTCTCGGAATCCTTTTCAAAGGTCAGAACGTTGCGTTCCTTGTCGGTCTGGCATTCGCCATCGCCGCCAGTGCGAACTTCCCCGCTCTGTTCCTTTCAATCCTGTGGAAAAAGATGACTACTCAGGGTGCAGTATGGTCTATCCTTGTGGGTAGCGCAACAGCAGCAATCCTGATCATCCTCAGCCCCACAATCTGGGTTAACATCCTCGGCAACGAGAAAGCGATCTTCCCCATGAAGAACCCCGCTATCTTCTCTATGACAGCATCTTTCGTAGTTGCCATCGTTGTCTCTCTGCTCACTCCCGAGCCTGAAGCTCAGGAGAAGTTCGAAGACGACAAGATCAGAACTTATCTCGGAATCGGCGCAGAGTAA
- a CDS encoding DUF485 domain-containing protein: protein MTARDFTNSEKFKDLVRTRWTFSFFMLIILFVIYYGYIYIVAEHKEIAAIMVGTNVTLGIVLSAAVIIGSWLLTLVYVVWANNVYDKKVEALKQDLQ, encoded by the coding sequence ATGACTGCTAGAGACTTTACGAACTCTGAAAAGTTCAAAGACTTAGTTAGAACACGCTGGACATTCAGTTTCTTTATGCTGATTATCCTGTTCGTGATCTACTACGGCTACATCTACATTGTAGCAGAGCACAAAGAAATTGCAGCCATCATGGTAGGCACAAACGTAACACTGGGTATTGTCCTCAGCGCTGCTGTCATCATAGGTTCTTGGCTGCTCACACTCGTTTATGTTGTGTGGGCAAACAACGTCTATGACAAAAAAGTTGAAGCTCTTAAGCAAGATCTTCAGTAA
- a CDS encoding putative nucleotidyltransferase substrate binding domain-containing protein produces the protein MRYSEISSVEEIVDAAVKLSFFASVPRERLKKAIMKCESVTADASEALFKKGESYHKGLYILLQGRVRMTDGGNREVIIDDGGVIGISTFIGKSTYRVTAYAERACSMLFMPEILVYKLMEDVPEFRSAFHILVAERNAELEGRSSWSVASTTYKPLGSYMSSPIISVNISDSVLEASKLMAECNVGAIVVCDDGGELRGLLTSKHVVQRFIPDMQNNPADISSGKYMERNPVALPAEFPLVEALAQMQHTRADYVVVVRGNFPVGILSNNDISRMLFHNINVFVTYVEKLDTLEELKKAYEDMYSVASSLMENSRVSYDILPVLSSVHLNIQRKIYRMCGEEFHRETGFDLTMVRHTLMIMGSGGRREMALDPDQDNGFIFDDNVTDEQITMFIRFGAKYSDALAYVGYEKCKGNVMVTNPEMSLRISDWKHKISKWVSNPGSLGIMWSSIIFDFDGFAGDEKLVWELRNHICSTISQSPVFLIQMLERDSGLRIPISMFGKFIGEKDGKHKGEINLKSSASAFIVDVIRAFTLKHGLNDLNTVERMKTLRRMNVISEELYLHTLEAYETIVDITLKSQVEKAATGVPVNKYINPDELSLYNRERLKKALGHTQKLLNIGLRYFKGHP, from the coding sequence ATGAGATATTCCGAAATATCTTCTGTAGAGGAAATCGTTGATGCGGCAGTCAAATTGTCTTTCTTTGCATCTGTGCCCAGAGAACGCCTAAAAAAAGCCATAATGAAATGCGAGTCTGTTACGGCGGATGCTTCCGAGGCTCTTTTTAAAAAAGGGGAGTCCTATCATAAGGGGCTGTATATCCTTTTGCAGGGAAGGGTGCGGATGACCGACGGCGGCAACAGAGAGGTTATTATTGACGACGGCGGCGTAATAGGCATTTCGACATTTATAGGTAAATCAACTTACAGGGTAACGGCTTATGCGGAGCGAGCCTGCTCAATGCTGTTCATGCCTGAGATACTTGTATATAAACTAATGGAGGACGTTCCGGAATTCCGCAGCGCTTTTCATATCCTTGTTGCGGAGCGGAATGCCGAACTTGAGGGCAGATCGAGCTGGTCGGTGGCCTCCACAACCTATAAGCCTCTGGGCAGTTATATGTCCTCTCCCATCATCTCGGTTAACATTTCCGATTCGGTTCTTGAAGCTTCAAAGCTCATGGCCGAATGCAACGTCGGCGCTATTGTTGTCTGCGACGACGGCGGCGAACTGCGGGGGCTTCTTACGTCAAAACATGTGGTTCAGAGATTCATTCCCGACATGCAGAACAACCCTGCGGACATAAGCTCGGGAAAATATATGGAGCGCAACCCCGTGGCTCTTCCGGCGGAGTTTCCCCTTGTAGAGGCTCTGGCGCAGATGCAGCACACCAGAGCGGACTACGTTGTTGTGGTTCGGGGAAATTTTCCGGTGGGCATCCTTTCTAACAACGATATATCAAGAATGCTCTTTCATAATATTAATGTGTTCGTCACCTACGTTGAGAAGCTGGATACCCTTGAAGAGCTGAAAAAAGCCTACGAGGATATGTATTCAGTAGCCTCATCTCTGATGGAAAACTCAAGGGTGAGTTACGATATCCTTCCGGTTCTCTCTTCTGTTCATCTGAATATCCAGAGGAAAATATACCGCATGTGCGGCGAGGAGTTTCACAGGGAGACAGGGTTCGACCTGACCATGGTAAGGCACACCCTTATGATAATGGGATCCGGCGGTCGCCGTGAGATGGCTCTGGATCCTGATCAGGACAACGGGTTCATATTTGACGACAACGTGACCGATGAGCAGATAACCATGTTCATCAGGTTCGGAGCGAAATATTCCGATGCTCTGGCCTACGTGGGCTATGAAAAATGCAAAGGCAACGTGATGGTGACCAATCCGGAGATGTCGCTCAGGATATCCGACTGGAAGCACAAGATATCCAAATGGGTGAGCAACCCCGGAAGTCTGGGGATAATGTGGTCGTCCATCATATTCGACTTTGACGGGTTTGCCGGAGACGAGAAGCTGGTCTGGGAACTGCGCAACCATATCTGCTCAACTATCAGCCAGAGTCCTGTGTTTCTGATACAGATGCTGGAGCGTGACAGCGGGCTCAGAATACCCATCTCAATGTTCGGAAAGTTCATAGGTGAAAAAGATGGGAAGCACAAGGGCGAAATAAACTTGAAATCATCCGCATCTGCGTTTATAGTTGATGTTATTAGAGCTTTCACGCTGAAGCATGGTCTGAACGATCTGAACACAGTGGAACGGATGAAGACCCTGCGCAGAATGAATGTCATCAGCGAAGAGCTGTACCTGCATACGCTCGAAGCCTATGAGACCATAGTTGACATCACTCTGAAAAGTCAGGTTGAGAAAGCTGCAACGGGCGTTCCTGTCAATAAATATATAAATCCCGACGAACTCTCCCTTTATAACAGGGAGAGACTGAAGAAAGCTCTGGGGCATACCCAGAAGCTGTTGAACATCGGGCTTCGTTATTTCAAGGGGCATCCGTGA
- a CDS encoding DUF6731 family protein, translating into MAERKNVTVNFYRLESAVDTFYQDMEFKLDALSSGGMDYGFFDGKSSELMFKIFDPIVLADRKLFIVSLIKEKIFLPVWFNREGIVQEAPTEGGSLGDVSYALIDPEKQALLTLSGGFGPSVSAFSDFARWLTGDSAAGSSPIFVNSAYDQVTNWEIFRKLNLSIEAPAADFVGNVLDSEIGENFKMLETLSGLKIDISVSMGHGKGSLHKDAVKNFIRTVMEENFAGKLKIMGKSFEEQQTAELDLYNARLKHKTEIVIAGSHISPDEAKATLYEAYQIHLDDIDAAYRGLSDEE; encoded by the coding sequence ATGGCAGAAAGAAAAAATGTTACGGTAAATTTTTACAGACTGGAATCCGCAGTGGATACCTTCTATCAGGATATGGAATTTAAGCTGGATGCGCTGTCGTCCGGCGGCATGGACTACGGCTTTTTCGACGGCAAAAGCAGCGAGCTGATGTTTAAGATTTTCGACCCCATTGTGCTTGCCGACCGCAAGCTGTTCATCGTCAGCCTTATTAAGGAGAAGATATTTCTTCCCGTATGGTTCAACAGAGAGGGCATAGTTCAGGAGGCTCCCACAGAGGGGGGCAGTCTGGGCGATGTGAGCTATGCACTGATAGACCCTGAGAAGCAGGCTCTGCTGACGCTTTCCGGCGGTTTCGGTCCTTCGGTCTCGGCGTTTTCCGACTTCGCCCGCTGGCTCACAGGTGACTCTGCCGCAGGCTCAAGCCCAATCTTTGTCAACAGCGCATATGATCAGGTGACCAACTGGGAGATATTCCGCAAGCTGAATCTGTCCATCGAGGCTCCTGCCGCAGATTTTGTAGGCAACGTTCTGGACAGCGAGATAGGCGAGAACTTCAAAATGCTTGAGACTCTTTCGGGACTTAAAATAGATATCTCAGTATCGATGGGTCACGGCAAGGGAAGCCTTCACAAGGATGCAGTTAAAAACTTCATCCGCACTGTTATGGAGGAGAATTTTGCAGGCAAGCTGAAAATAATGGGCAAGAGTTTCGAGGAACAGCAGACAGCCGAGCTGGATCTTTACAACGCCCGACTGAAACATAAAACAGAAATAGTCATAGCCGGAAGCCATATTTCCCCTGACGAGGCGAAGGCTACGTTATATGAGGCATATCAGATTCATCTGGACGACATAGATGCCGCATACAGAGGTCTTTCGGACGAAGAATAG
- a CDS encoding MTH1187 family thiamine-binding protein yields the protein MSAMAYVSITPIGEGESVSKYVSASVQVIKDSGLSWQLTPMGTIIEAETPAEIFAVLDRAIQAQDACGRVSISAKIDYRKNKPIGMNSKVESVINKLK from the coding sequence ATGAGTGCTATGGCGTATGTTTCAATAACCCCCATCGGCGAGGGCGAGAGCGTTTCAAAATATGTGTCGGCATCCGTTCAGGTTATCAAAGACAGCGGACTCAGCTGGCAGCTGACCCCCATGGGAACCATTATCGAGGCGGAGACTCCGGCGGAGATTTTTGCCGTTCTGGACAGGGCGATTCAGGCGCAGGATGCATGCGGCAGAGTGTCCATTTCCGCCAAGATAGACTACAGAAAAAATAAACCCATTGGTATGAACAGCAAAGTGGAATCCGTGATTAATAAACTGAAATAA